One segment of Pelodiscus sinensis isolate JC-2024 unplaced genomic scaffold, ASM4963464v1 ctg62, whole genome shotgun sequence DNA contains the following:
- the GMFG gene encoding glia maturation factor gamma isoform X1 yields MRQPVAVPHWLQTGDWQRPAPTTSSRLPSVGVVSRARACTHAQPTSSHPTLDSGGTLELLIGLWSCHSGAPCPTSDSLVVCDVDPMLTEMLRKFRFRKETNNAAILMKIDKERQLVVLEEELQDVSPEELRSELPERQPRFVVYSYKYVHDDGRISYPLCFIFSSPAGCKPEQQMMYAGSKNRLVQAAELTKVFEIRTTEDLTEEWLRERLAFFR; encoded by the exons ATGCGTCAGCCCGTAGCCGTCCCCCATTGGCTGCAGACGGGCGACTGGCAGCGTCCTGCACCAACCACAAGCTCGCGCCTGCCCTCGGTGGGCGTGGTTTCACGCGCGCGCGCCTGCACACATGCGCaacccacctcctcccacccaaCCTTGGACTCAGGCGGAACTCTGGAGCTTCTGATTGGCTTGTGGTCCTGTCACTCCGGGGCGCCTTGTCCAACG TCGGATTCCCTGGTTGTATGCGATGTGGACCCCATGCTGACGGAGATGCTGAGGAAATTCCGCTTCCGGAAGGAAACCAATAATGCGGCCATCCTCA TGAAGATTGACaaagagcggcagctggtggtgctggaggaggaaCTCCAG GACGTCTCTCCAGAGGAGCTGAGGAGCGAGTTGCCAGAACGCCAGCCCCG CTTTGTGGTGTACAGTTACAAATATGTCCATGATGACGGGCGCATCTCATACCCTCTCTGCTTCATCTTCTCCAGTCCAGCTG GATGCAAGCCAGAGCAGCAGATGATGTATGCAGGGAGCAAGAATAGGCTGGTGCAGGCAGCTGAGCTCACTAAG GTGTTTGAGATCCGGACCACAGAGGACCTGACTGAGGAGTGGCTGCGGGAACGGCTGGCCTTCTTCCGCTAG
- the GMFG gene encoding glia maturation factor gamma isoform X3 has translation MSDSLVVCDVDPMLTEMLRKFRFRKETNNAAILMKIDKERQLVVLEEELQDVSPEELRSELPERQPRFVVYSYKYVHDDGRISYPLCFIFSSPAGCKPEQQMMYAGSKNRLVQAAELTKVFEIRTTEDLTEEWLRERLAFFR, from the exons ATG TCGGATTCCCTGGTTGTATGCGATGTGGACCCCATGCTGACGGAGATGCTGAGGAAATTCCGCTTCCGGAAGGAAACCAATAATGCGGCCATCCTCA TGAAGATTGACaaagagcggcagctggtggtgctggaggaggaaCTCCAG GACGTCTCTCCAGAGGAGCTGAGGAGCGAGTTGCCAGAACGCCAGCCCCG CTTTGTGGTGTACAGTTACAAATATGTCCATGATGACGGGCGCATCTCATACCCTCTCTGCTTCATCTTCTCCAGTCCAGCTG GATGCAAGCCAGAGCAGCAGATGATGTATGCAGGGAGCAAGAATAGGCTGGTGCAGGCAGCTGAGCTCACTAAG GTGTTTGAGATCCGGACCACAGAGGACCTGACTGAGGAGTGGCTGCGGGAACGGCTGGCCTTCTTCCGCTAG
- the GMFG gene encoding glia maturation factor gamma isoform X2, with the protein MVRLSIASWQGGQSDSLVVCDVDPMLTEMLRKFRFRKETNNAAILMKIDKERQLVVLEEELQDVSPEELRSELPERQPRFVVYSYKYVHDDGRISYPLCFIFSSPAGCKPEQQMMYAGSKNRLVQAAELTKVFEIRTTEDLTEEWLRERLAFFR; encoded by the exons ATGGTCAGGCTGAGCATTGCTTCCTGGCAAGGGGGTCag TCGGATTCCCTGGTTGTATGCGATGTGGACCCCATGCTGACGGAGATGCTGAGGAAATTCCGCTTCCGGAAGGAAACCAATAATGCGGCCATCCTCA TGAAGATTGACaaagagcggcagctggtggtgctggaggaggaaCTCCAG GACGTCTCTCCAGAGGAGCTGAGGAGCGAGTTGCCAGAACGCCAGCCCCG CTTTGTGGTGTACAGTTACAAATATGTCCATGATGACGGGCGCATCTCATACCCTCTCTGCTTCATCTTCTCCAGTCCAGCTG GATGCAAGCCAGAGCAGCAGATGATGTATGCAGGGAGCAAGAATAGGCTGGTGCAGGCAGCTGAGCTCACTAAG GTGTTTGAGATCCGGACCACAGAGGACCTGACTGAGGAGTGGCTGCGGGAACGGCTGGCCTTCTTCCGCTAG